One segment of Brassica napus cultivar Da-Ae chromosome C3, Da-Ae, whole genome shotgun sequence DNA contains the following:
- the LOC106348251 gene encoding TOM1-like protein 5, translated as MASELVSSATSEKLTDVDWGKNIEICELAARDERHAKDVIKAIKKRLGSKNPNTQLYTVQLLEMLMNNIGENIHKQVIDIGVLPILVKIVKKKSDLPVRERIFLLLNATQTSLGGASGKFPQYYTAYNDLVQAGVQFPQRPSSTPPVVVTAQAVPRNTLNEQLASARNEGTAPPTQQRESPTPSSILQKASAALEVLKEVLDAVDDSHNPEGAKDEFTLDLVEQCSFQKERVMHLVMTSRDERAVSQAIELNEQLQRILNRHEDLLSGRITGPGRSAASNGYHSNHEPSRPATNGSNANTKSSSSISNPNHLNLEDEDEEEEPEQLFRRLRKGKARAMPEDEEKPSPPQALLGSAIHSEKLNRPLIRPLPSEESSRGGDSHSHSQSPPVVIPPPPAKHIEREKFFKEKKVDGASGLPGHMRGLSLHSRDGSSSRSGSVDFSD; from the exons ATGGCTTCGGAGCTTGTGAGCTCTGCAACCAGCGAGAAGCTTACTGATGTGGATTGGGGCAAAAACATTGAGATCTGTGAACTTGCTGCTCGAGATGAAAG GCATGCAAAAGATGTTATCAAAGCTATCAAAAAACGCCTGGGGAGCAAGAACCCAAACACTCAATTATATACTGTCCAG TTGCTGGAGATGTTGATGAACAATATTGGAGAGAATATTCATAAGCAGGTTATAGACATAGGTGTACTCCCAATACTTGTGAAGATAGTAAAGAAAAAA TCGGATTTGCCTGTAAGAGAGAGGATATTTCTCCTCCTTAATGCAACTCAAACCTCTCTTGGTGGCGCTTCTGGGAAATTCCCTCAGTATTATACAGCATACAATGATTTAGTG CAAGCAGGAGTTCAATTTCCTCAGAGACCTAGTTCTACCCCACCAGTTGTGGTCACTGCACAAGCGGTTCCAAGAAATACGCTCAATGAACAACTTGCATCTGCTAGAAACGAGGGGACTGCTCCTCCTACTCAACAACGAGAATCTCCAACTCCTTCTAG CATCTTACAAAAAGCTAGTGCTGCATTAGAAGTTTTGAAGGAAGTGCTTGACGCAGTTGATGATTCTCATAATCCTGAG GGAGCAAAAGATGAGTTTACTCTTGATCTTGTGGAGCAATGCTCATTTCAGAAAGAGCGTGTAATGCACCTCGTCATGACATCTAG GGACGAAAGAGCAGTTTCTCAAGCAATCGAATTGAATGAACAACTTCAGAGAATTCTTAATAGACATGAAGACTTACTGTCTGGTAGAATCACAGGGCCAGGCAGGTCTGCTGCATCCAATGGTTATCATTCCAATCACGAACCTAGTCGTCCTGCCACAAACGGTTCTAATGCAAATACCAAATCGAGCAGCTCTATCTCTAATCCAAACCATCTTAAtcttgaagatgaggatgaggaagaggaGCCTGAGCAGTTATTCAGAAG ATTGAGAAAAGGGAAAGCTAGAGCAATGCCTGAGGATGAAGAAAAGCCATCACCTCCACAAGCCTTACTTGGATCAGCAATCCATAGCGAAAAGCTAAACCGCCCACTCATTCGTCCTTTACCATCAGAGGAGTCATCACGCGGTGGTGATAGCCATAGCCATTCGCAGTCCCCGCCTGTTGTGATACCACCACCACCTGCAAAACACATTGAGAGGGAAAAGTTCTTCAAGGAGAAGAAAGTTGATGGTGCCTCGGGTTTGCCAGGTCATATGAGAGGTCTTTCTTTGCATAGCCGCGATGGCAGCAGCTCACGCAGTGGAAGTGTAGACTTCAGTGACTGA
- the LOC106348232 gene encoding pyruvate kinase, cytosolic isozyme → MSNIDIEGILKELPNDGRTPKTKIVCTLGPASRSVPMIEKLLKAGMNVARFNFSHGSHEYHQETLDNLRAAMQNTGILAAVMLDTKGPEIRTGFLKDGNPIQLKEGQEITISTDYEIKGDEKTISMSYKKLPVDVQPGHTILCADGSISLAVLSCDPKSGTVRCRCENTAMLGERKNVNLPGVVVDLPTLTEKDVEDILKWGVPNKIDMIALSFVRKGSDLVNVRKVLGSHSKSIMLMSKVENQEGVLNFDEILRETDAFMVARGDLGMEIPIEKIFLAQKMMIYKCNLAGKPVVTATQMLESMIKSPRPTRAEATDVANAVLDGTDCVMLSGESAAGAFPEIAVKTMAKICIEAESSLDYNTIFKEMIRATPLPMSTLESLASSAVRTANKARAKLIIVLTRGGTTAKLVAKYRPAVPILSVVVPVFTSDTFNWSCSDESPARHSLIYRGLIPVLAEGSAKATDNESTEEIIESALKQATEKGLCNHGDAVVALHRIGAASVIKICVVK, encoded by the exons ATGTCGAACATAGACATTGAAGGGATACTGAAGGAGCTGCCTAACGATGGGAGGACTCCGAAGACGAAGATCGTTTGCACTCTAGGTCCTGCGTCTCGCTCTGTTCCTATGATTGAGAAGCTTCTCAAAGCGGGAATGAATGTTGCTCGTTTCAACTTCTCTCACGGTAGCCATGAGTACCATCAGGAGACTCTTGACAATCTCCGCGCCGCTATGCAGAATACAGGCATCCTCGCTGCTGTTATGCTTGACACAAAG GGGCCTGAGATTCGAACCGGTTTCTTGAAAGATGGGAACCCTATACAGCTTAAGGAAGGCCAGGAGATAACTATCAGCACCGATTACGAGATCAAGGGCGATGAGAAAACGATTTCCATGAGCTACAAGAAGCTGCCGGTGGATGTGCAGCCAGGACATACCATACTATGTGCTGATGGAAGCATAAGTCTAGCTGTACTGTCATGCGATCCGAAGTCTGGAACCGTACGATGTCGATGTGAAAACACAGCGATGCTGGGGGAAAGAAAGAACGTGAATCTCCCCGGTGTTGTTGTTGATCTCCCCACGTTGACTGAGAAGGATGTTGAAGACATTCTTAAATGGGGTGTTCCAAACAAAATCGACATGATTGCTCTGTCGTTTGTTCGCAAAGGATCGGATCTTGTTAATGTCAGGAAAGTACTTGGATCACATTCCAAGAGTATAATGTTGATGTCCAAG GTTGAGAACCAGGAAGGAGTGCTGAACTTCGACGAGATCTTGCGTGAAACAGATGCATTCATGGTTGCTCGTGGAGATCTCGGGATGGAGATACCGATAGAGAAGATCTTCTTGGCTCAAAAGATGATGATCTACAAGTGTAACCTCGCTGGTAAACCGGTGGTCACAGCCACTCAAATGCTCGAGTCTATGATCAAATCGCCACGTCCCACACGAGCCGAAGCCACTGACGTGGCAAACGCGGTTCTGGACGGCACAGACTGCGTCATGCTCAGCGGTGAAAGCGCTGCAGGAGCCTTCCCTGAGATAGCAGTGAAAACAATGGCTAAAATCTGCATAGAAGCAGAATCGTCGCTTGACTACAACACAATCTTCAAGGAGATGATTAGAGCGACTCCACTTCCAATGAGCACGCTGGAGAGTCTTGCATCATCCGCCGTAAGAACAGCAAACAAAGCCAGGGCCAAACTCATCATCGTGTTGACAAGAGGAGGTACAACGGCCAAGCTGGTGGCTAAGTATAGACCGGCTGTTCCTATTCTCTCGGTGGTTGTTCCGGTTTTCACCAGCGACACGTTTAATTGGAGCTGCAGCGATGAGTCACCGGCCAGGCATAGTTTGATATATAGAGGTTTGATTCCGGTATTGGCTGAAGGATCTGCAAAAGCGACTGATAATGAATCTACAGAGGAGATTATTGAGTCTGCTTTGAAGCAGGCGACTGAGAAAGGACTGTGTAACCATGGTGATGCTGTGGTGGCTCTGCACCGTATTGGAGCTGCCTCTGTTATCAAGATCTGTGTGGTCAAGTGA
- the LOC106380350 gene encoding SOSS complex subunit B homolog, translating to MHLFLKDIVPAAQNNINTRFIILDKARSPASASGKSCIALAADETAAVHIQLWGDECEAFEAGDIVKLTNGIFSYVRNSGLLLRAGKRGKMEKMGEFTVAFVETPNVSEIQWNPDPENPKRYIQNGVVSAHSRIFPPLP from the coding sequence ATGCACTTGTTTCTCAAGGACATAGTTCCGGCGGCACAGAACAACATAAACACGCGTTTCATCATCCTCGACAAAGCAAGATCACCCGCCTCGGCGAGCGGAAAGAGTTGTATCGCGTTAGCTGCGGATGAAACGGCGGCGGTTCACATACAGCTGTGGGGAGACGAGTGCGAGGCCTTCGAAGCAGGGGATATCGTGAAGCTCACCAATGGGATATTCTCGTACGTTAGGAACAGTGGGCTCCTTCTCAGAGCTGGGAAACGTGGGAAGATGGAGAAGATGGGTGAGTTCACGGTTGCGTTTGTCGAAACGCCCAACGTTAGCGAGATCCAGTGGAATCCTGATCCTGAGAATCCCAAACGCTATATTCAGAACGGGGTCGTTTCAGCGCATTCCCGTATTTTCCCTCCTTTGCCTTGA
- the LOC106348245 gene encoding serine/threonine-protein kinase SRK2H translates to MDKYEVVKDLGAGNFGVARLLRHKETKDLVAMKYIERGRKIDENVAREIINHRSLRHPNIIRFKEVVLTPTHLAIVMEYASGGELFERICNAGRFSEAEARYFFQQLICGVDYCHSLQICHRDLKLENTLLDGSPAPLLKICDFGYSKSSLLHSRPKSTVGTPAYIAPEVLSRREYDGKNADVWSCGVTLYVMLVGGYPFEDPDDPRNFRKTIQRIMAVQYKIPDYVHISQECKHLLSRIFVTNPAKRITLKEIKKHPWFLKNLPKELTDSAQAAYYKRDNPSFSLQSVEDIMKIVGEARNPAPSSSAVKGFDEDDEDEVEEEEEEEDEEEEEDEYEKHVKEAHKSQESSKA, encoded by the exons ATGGACAAGTACGAAGTTGTCAAGGACTTGGGAGCTGGAAACTTCGGTGTGGCTCGTCTCCTTAGGCATAAAGAGACTAAGGATCTTGTCGCGATGAAGTACATCGAGAGAGGTCGCAAG ATTGATGAGAATGTGGCGAGAGAGATTATTAATCACAGATCACTTAGGCATCCTAACATCATCCGATTCAAGGAGGTGGTTCTGACTCCAACTCATCTTGCTATTGTAATGGAGTATGCTTCTGGAGGAGAGCTCTTTGAACGAATCTGTAATGCTGGTAGATTCAGTGAAGCTGAG GCTAGATACTTCTTTCAGCAGCTGATTTGTGGAGTGGATTACTGTCATTCCCTG cAAATATGTCATAGAGATCTGAAGCTTGAGAACACTCTGCTCGATGGTAGTCCTGCTCCATTGTTGAAAATCTGTGATTTTGGTTACTCCAAG TCATCTCTGCTTCACTCTAGACCTAAATCAACTGTTGGAACTCCAGCTTACATTGCACCTGAAGTTCTCTCTAGAAGAGAATATGATGGAAAG AATGCGGATGTTTGGTCTTGTGGTGTGACTCTTTATGTGATGCTGGTTGGAGGGTATCCATTTGAAGACCCTGATGATCCCAGAAACTTCAGGAAAACTATCCAA CGTATAATGGCTGTCCAGTACAAGATCCCGGACTACGTTCACATATCTCAGGAGTGCAAACACCTTCTCTCTCGCATCTTTGTCACCAATCCAGCTAAG AGGATCACACTTAAAGAGATCAAGAAGCACCCGTGGTTCTTGAAGAACTTACCAAAGGAGCTTACGGATTCTGCTCAAGCAGCGTACTACAAGAGAGACAACCCAAGCTTCTCTCTTCAAAGCGTTGAGGACATTATGAAGATCGTTGGAGAAGCAAGGAATCCAGCTCCTTCTTCTAGTGCCGTCAAGGGctttgatgaagatgatgaagacgaggttgaagaagaggaagaagaagaagatgaagaagaagaagaggatgaaTATGAGAAGCATGTCAAAGAGGCACATAAGAGCCAAGAGTCTTCTAAAgcttaa
- the LOC106380380 gene encoding WD repeat-containing protein 26 homolog isoform X1 — protein MDGTIGSKGLVKKTELVRIITDALISLGFNGIAADLENQSGVNLLDPTIKHFLDLAERKEWHNCITLLQEEGLQVRDEKVARFLLLEQTFLDFLKDDNLDDALNTLQEEMTPLGVKRRRLEKLPSKFVFPDSGEERFIEVMRKLQKVFPPAAIVPEGRLVRLLEESLYHQMRDCDYHNAPDTDMSLCFDHCCWKSKIPSKAVQTLVGHTDEVWFLKFSNNGKYLASSSKDNTAIIWEINAEGGAFSMKHKLEGHEKPVVEVSWSPDDQQVITCGESEVIKRWDVGSGQCVQTCGRDDVGSISCGWLHDGSGIIGAMADRRIYLWNLDGTEIEHEQGQRGQKISDVAMTSDGKWIVSVGREQNEISLFDRVTRGETVIQVEGMVTSFSLSRDDKYLLVNLITQEIHVWMIDGRREPRRVYKFSGHKRSRFVIRSCFGGYDENFIASGSEDSQVYIWHTDFERGPCCVLPGHGGAVNCVSWNPTDIHMLASASDDRTIRIWGLDLE, from the exons ATGGATGGTACGATAGGCTCCAAAGGTCTCGTCAAAAAGACCGAGCTCGTTAGGATAATCACAGATGCACTCATCTCCCTTGGTTTCAACGGCATTGCTGCCGATTTAGAGAACCAGTCTGGCGTTAATCTCCTCGATCCTACTATCAAGCACTTTCTCGACCTAGCAGAGCGTAAAGAATGGCACAACTGCATTACACTACTACAGGAAGAGGGATTACAAGTGCGTGATGAAAAGGTTGCGAGATTCTTGCTACTAGAGCAAACCTTTCTTGACTTCTTGAAGGATGATAACCTTGATGATGCACTGAACACTTTACAGGAAGAGATGACGCCTCTCGGTGTTAAAAGGAGGCGCCTTGAAAAGCTTCCCTCCAAATTTGTGTTTCCAGATTCTGGTGAAGAGAGGTTCATTGAGGTTATGAGGAAACTGCAAAAAGTGTTTCCTCCTGCAGCTATAGTGCCAGAAGGGAGGTTGGTGCGTCTCTTAGAAGAGTCACTTTATCATCAGATGAGGGACTGTGATTACCATAATGCTCCTGATACTGATATGTCCCTATGCTTTGATCATTGCTGTTGGAAATCTAAAATTCCTTCCAAGGCTGTTCAG ACATTGGTGGGACATACTGATGAGGTCTGGTTCTTGAAATTCTCAAATAATGGCAAAtacttggcttcttcttctaagGATAACACAGCAATTATATGGGAG ATCAATGCAGAGGGAGGAGCGTTTTCGATGAAGCATAAACTTGAGGGACACGAGAAGCCAGTTGTAGAAGTCTCATGGAGTCCAGATGATCAACAAGTCATCACATGTGGAGAAAGCGAAGTCATCAAGCGCTGGGACGTTGGTTCAGGACAGTGTGTTCAAACCTGCGGAAGAGATGATGTTGGTTCCATTTCTTGCGGATGGCTTCATGACGGTTCGGGTATAATTGGCGCGATGGCAGACAGGCGGATCTACTTGTGGAACTTAGATGGGACTGAGATAGAGCACGAGCAAGGGCAAAGGGGACAGAAGATTTCTGATGTAGCCATGACGAGTGATGGGAAGTGGATTGTAAGCGTGGGAAGGGAGCAGAATGAGATCTCATTGTTTGATAGAGTGACTAGAGGTGAGACGGTGATTCAAGTGGAAGGCATGGTTACCTCGTTCTCGCTTTCGAGAGACGACAAGTATCTTCTAGTCAATCTCATTACGCAGGAGATCCACGTCTGGATGATTGATGGCAGACGGGAACCACGGAGGGTTTACAAGTTCAGTGGCCACAAGCGTAGTAGGTTTGTTATCAGGTCTTGCTTTGGTGGCTATGATGAAAATTTCATCGCCAGTGGGAGTGAGGATTCTCag gtATACATATGGCACACAGACTTTGAGAGGGGACCTTGTTGTGTATTGCCAGGACACGGAGGAGCTGTGAACTGTGTGAGTTGGAACCCCACTGATATTCATATGTTGGCCTCAGCGAGTGACGATAGAACTATCCGGATTTGGGGACTTGACTTGGAGTGA
- the LOC106348269 gene encoding alcohol dehydrogenase, protein MAFAPILRRASAAKSLFSLSRLSLGSSPSVRSLQTGASGDDRQPPPPPSPSSIAGYHVSSGGYMRGAVYREPNQPLTIEEFHIPRPKVNEILIKTKACGVCHSDLHVMKGEIPFSSPCVIGHEITGEVVEHGPLTDHKIIQRFPIGSRVVGAFIMPCGTCSYCAKGHDDLCEDFFAFNRAKGTLYDGETRLFLGHDDSPVYMYSMGGMAEYCVTPAHGLAPLPESLPYTESAILGCAVFTAYGAMAHAAEIRPGDSIAVIGIGGVGSSCLQIARAFGASDIIAVDVQDDKLEKAKTLGATHTVNAAKEDAVERIREITGGMGVDVAVEALGRPQTFMQCTLSVKDGGKAVMIGLSQAGSVGEIDINRLVRRKIKVIGSYGGRARQDLPKVVKLAESGIFNLTNAVSSKYKFEDAGKAFQDLNEGKIVSRGVVEIL, encoded by the exons ATGGCGTTTGCTCCGATTCTCCGCCGCGCATCCGCTGCTAAGAGCCTCTTTTCACTATCGAGACTCTCCCTTGGTTCTTCTCCCTCCGTTAGATCTCTTCAAACCGGAGCCTCCGGCGACGATCGTCAACCCCCTCCGCCGCCGTCTCCGTCGTCCATCGCTGGGTATCACGTGAGCTCCGGCGGATACATGCGAGGAGCTGTGTATCGCGAGCCAAATCAGCCTCTAACCATCGAAGAATTTCACATTCCCCGACCAAAGGTGAATGAGATTCTCATCAAAACCAAAG CTTGTGGAGTATGCCACTCTGATCTACATGTGATGAAAGGAGAGATACCATTCTCTAGTCCTTGTGTTATTGGTCATGAGATCACTGGTGAAGTCGTTGAACATGGTCCTCTTACTGATCACAAGATCATCCAAAG atttCCAATTGGTTCTCGTGTAGTTGGAGCTTTCATTATGCCCTGTGGAACCTGTTCTTATTGTGCTAAG GGCCATGATGATCTATGTGAAGACTTCTTTGCTTTTAATAGAGCCAAAGGAACTCTTTACGATGGTGAAACTCGTCTGTTTTTGGGTCATGATG ATTCACCGGTGTATATGTACAGTATGGGAGGGATGGCTGAGTACTGTGTCACACCAGCACACGGTTTAGCTCCTCTACCAGAGTCTCTGCCCTACACTGAGTCTGCCATTCTAGGGTGTGCTGTTTTCACAGCGTATGGTGCTATGGCTCATGCTGCTGAGATCCGTCCTGGAGATTCTATTGCTGTTATTGGAATCGGTGGTGTTGGCTCCAG TTGTTTGCAGATAGCAAGGGCTTTTGGAGCCTCTGATATAATAGCTGTGGATGTCCAGGATGATAAATTGGAGAAGGCTAAGACTCTTGGTGCTACTCATACTGTCAATGCTGCTAAAGAAGATGCTGTTGAAAGGATACGG GAAATAACCGGTGGGATGGGTGTTGATGTTGCTGTTGAAGCGTTGGGAAGGCCTCAGACTTTCATGCAGTGCACACTAAGTGTGAAAGATGGTGGGAAAGCTGTGATGATTGGACTCTCACAAGCTGGATCCGTTGGAGAAATAGACATCAACCGACTTGTTCGTAGGAAG ATAAAAGTGATAGGGTCATATGGAGGAAGAGCAAGACAGGATCTTCCTAAAGTAGTGAAACTAGCAGAATCAGGGATCTTCAATCTGACAAACGCGGTTTCAAGTAAATACAAGTTTGAAGATGCAGGAAAAGCGTTTCAAGATCTCAACGAAGGGAAAATCGTGAGCCGTGGTGTTGTTGAGATactataa
- the LOC106380380 gene encoding WD repeat-containing protein 26 homolog isoform X2 — protein sequence MDGTIGSKGLVKKTELVRIITDALISLGFNGIAADLENQSGVNLLDPTIKHFLDLAERKEWHNCITLLQEEGLQVRDEKEEMTPLGVKRRRLEKLPSKFVFPDSGEERFIEVMRKLQKVFPPAAIVPEGRLVRLLEESLYHQMRDCDYHNAPDTDMSLCFDHCCWKSKIPSKAVQTLVGHTDEVWFLKFSNNGKYLASSSKDNTAIIWEINAEGGAFSMKHKLEGHEKPVVEVSWSPDDQQVITCGESEVIKRWDVGSGQCVQTCGRDDVGSISCGWLHDGSGIIGAMADRRIYLWNLDGTEIEHEQGQRGQKISDVAMTSDGKWIVSVGREQNEISLFDRVTRGETVIQVEGMVTSFSLSRDDKYLLVNLITQEIHVWMIDGRREPRRVYKFSGHKRSRFVIRSCFGGYDENFIASGSEDSQVYIWHTDFERGPCCVLPGHGGAVNCVSWNPTDIHMLASASDDRTIRIWGLDLE from the exons ATGGATGGTACGATAGGCTCCAAAGGTCTCGTCAAAAAGACCGAGCTCGTTAGGATAATCACAGATGCACTCATCTCCCTTGGTTTCAACGGCATTGCTGCCGATTTAGAGAACCAGTCTGGCGTTAATCTCCTCGATCCTACTATCAAGCACTTTCTCGACCTAGCAGAGCGTAAAGAATGGCACAACTGCATTACACTACTACAGGAAGAGGGATTACAAGTGCGTGATGAAAAG GAAGAGATGACGCCTCTCGGTGTTAAAAGGAGGCGCCTTGAAAAGCTTCCCTCCAAATTTGTGTTTCCAGATTCTGGTGAAGAGAGGTTCATTGAGGTTATGAGGAAACTGCAAAAAGTGTTTCCTCCTGCAGCTATAGTGCCAGAAGGGAGGTTGGTGCGTCTCTTAGAAGAGTCACTTTATCATCAGATGAGGGACTGTGATTACCATAATGCTCCTGATACTGATATGTCCCTATGCTTTGATCATTGCTGTTGGAAATCTAAAATTCCTTCCAAGGCTGTTCAG ACATTGGTGGGACATACTGATGAGGTCTGGTTCTTGAAATTCTCAAATAATGGCAAAtacttggcttcttcttctaagGATAACACAGCAATTATATGGGAG ATCAATGCAGAGGGAGGAGCGTTTTCGATGAAGCATAAACTTGAGGGACACGAGAAGCCAGTTGTAGAAGTCTCATGGAGTCCAGATGATCAACAAGTCATCACATGTGGAGAAAGCGAAGTCATCAAGCGCTGGGACGTTGGTTCAGGACAGTGTGTTCAAACCTGCGGAAGAGATGATGTTGGTTCCATTTCTTGCGGATGGCTTCATGACGGTTCGGGTATAATTGGCGCGATGGCAGACAGGCGGATCTACTTGTGGAACTTAGATGGGACTGAGATAGAGCACGAGCAAGGGCAAAGGGGACAGAAGATTTCTGATGTAGCCATGACGAGTGATGGGAAGTGGATTGTAAGCGTGGGAAGGGAGCAGAATGAGATCTCATTGTTTGATAGAGTGACTAGAGGTGAGACGGTGATTCAAGTGGAAGGCATGGTTACCTCGTTCTCGCTTTCGAGAGACGACAAGTATCTTCTAGTCAATCTCATTACGCAGGAGATCCACGTCTGGATGATTGATGGCAGACGGGAACCACGGAGGGTTTACAAGTTCAGTGGCCACAAGCGTAGTAGGTTTGTTATCAGGTCTTGCTTTGGTGGCTATGATGAAAATTTCATCGCCAGTGGGAGTGAGGATTCTCag gtATACATATGGCACACAGACTTTGAGAGGGGACCTTGTTGTGTATTGCCAGGACACGGAGGAGCTGTGAACTGTGTGAGTTGGAACCCCACTGATATTCATATGTTGGCCTCAGCGAGTGACGATAGAACTATCCGGATTTGGGGACTTGACTTGGAGTGA
- the LOC106348261 gene encoding DEAD-box ATP-dependent RNA helicase 31, with product MPLKFPRRIRFITHSLPRTTNNLASFSSGSRAYHCNTSSSSPLLSRIFSLNHLAIGPHINFSTRPNGGEPRASRSLIEDEEELSNWVSDLRPGSLRVHLTSDDDDDDVDRSRGRNQGFRGTRNKVDSFRENLFSDRDKGSNFRSSQSSFRGRKERSLGRDREGYKGLRKQRRGDVLDGESSDEDVKSLVMGGIGDLLSEEDEEEDEDHEFLKKKAASAFGFDKQEGVEASNDVKSSDSYLTKTRFDHYPLSPLSLKSLNDAGYETMTVVQEATLPIILKGKDVLAKAKTGTGKTVAFLLPSIEVVVKSPPTSPDNKRPPILALVICPTRELANQAATEANTLLKHHPTIGVQVVIGGTRLGLEQKRMQTNPCQILVATPGRLKDHIENTPGFETRLKGVKVLVLDEADHLLDMGFRKDIERILSAVPKERQTFLFSATVPEEVRQMCLVALRRDHEFINCVHEGTGETHQQVRQTHMIASLDKHFSLLYTLLRAHIADNVDYKVIVFCTTAMVTKLVADLLGELNLNVREIHSRKPQSYRTRVSNEFRKSKGLILVTSDVSARGVDYPDVTLVLQVGLPKDREQYIHRLGRTGRKGKEGEGILLLAPWEEYFLSSLKDLPITKSSLPSTDPETVKKVQKALCHVEMRNKEAAYQAWLGYYNSQKMIGRDKERLVELANEFSRSMGLDNPPAIPKLILGKMGLKNVPGLRAK from the exons ATGCCTTTGAAGTTCCCTCGCCGAATACGATTCATCACTCATTCTCTCCCGCGCACTACTAATAATCTCGCTTCCTTCAGTTCTGGTTCTCGAGCTTATCATTGTAACACTTCTAGCTCCTCCCCTTTGCTCTCCCGGATATTCTCGTTGAATCACTTAGCAATCGGGCCTCACATCAACTTCTCCACTCGTCCCAACGGAGGCGAACCCCGCGCGTCGAGGAGCCTGATCGAAGACGAGGAAGAGCTCAGCAACTGGGTAAGCGATCTGAGACCTGGGTCATTGCGTGTCCACCTCACgagcgacgatgatgatgatgacgtggATCGTAGCAGGGGGAGAAACCAAGGATTTAGAGGGACTCGCAACAAAGTGGACTCCTTTAGGGAGAATCTGTTTAGTGACAGAGATAAAGGATCGAACTTTCGGAGTAGTCAATCCTCTTTTCGTGGGAGGAAGGAGAGAAGTTTAGGTAGAGATAGAGAAGGATACAAGGGTTTAAGGAAGCAGCGGCGGGGAGATGTTCTAGATGGAGAGAGTAGTGATGAGGATGTTAAGAGTTTAGTTATGGGAGGTATTGGGGATTTGCTTAgtgaagaggacgaggaagaagatgaagatcacGAGTTTCTTAAGAAGAAAGCTGCTTCTGCTTTTGGTTTTGATAAGCAGGAGGGTGTAGAAGCAAGTAATGATGTTAAAAGCTCAGATTCTTATTTGACCAAGACAAG ATTCGATCACTATCCTTTGTCTCCCTTATCGCTGAAATCACTTAACGATGCGGGATACGAGACAATGACTGTTGTGCAGGAAGCTACTCTCCCTATCATTCTCAAAG GTAAAGATGTTCTAGCTAAGGCCAAAACAGGAACTGGGAAAACTGTAGCGTTTTTG CTTCCATCAATCGAAGTAGTTGTCAAATCTCCTCCGACAAGCCCGGATAATAAGCGACCTCCGATCCTTGCACTTGTGATATGCCCAACTAGAGAACTTGCCAATCAAGCTGCTACAGAAGCAAACACCTTGCTGAAGCACCATCCAACTATTGGTGTTCAAGTTGTGATTGGAGGCACAAGGCTTGGTTTAGAGCAAAAGCGTATGCAAACAAATCCTTGCCAG ATATTGGTTGCTACACCTGGAAGGCTCAAAGACCATATTGAGAACACTCCAGGATTTGAAACAAGGCTAAAGGGTGTGAAAGTTCTTGTGCTTGATGAAGCTGATCATCTTCTGGACATGGGTTTCCGCAAGGACATTGAGAGGATACTTTCCGCAGTTCCTAAGGAGAGACAAACTTTTCTATTCTCTGCCACAGTACCTGAAGAG GTTCGCCAAATGTGCCTTGTTGCTCTGAGGCGGGATCACGAGTTTATCAATTGTGTTCACGAAGGCACTGGAGAGACACATCAACAGGTCAGACAAACGCACATGATTGCTTCACTGGACAAGCATTTCTCTCTTCTGTACACACTTCTTCGAGCACACATTGCGGATAACGTAGATTATAAG GTCATTGTCTTCTGTACAACTGCTATGGTTACAAAATTAGTGGCTGATCTACTTGGTGAGCTAAACTTAAACGTGAGAGAGATCCATTCTAGAAAACCGCAGAGTTACAGGACAAGGGTTTCTAATGAGTTCCGGAAATCCAAAGGTTTGATTCTTGTAACATCTGATGTGTCAGCTCGAGGAGTTGATTACCCTGATGTGACTCTCGTTTTACAG GTGGGATTGCCAAAAGACAGAGAACAATATATACACAGACTCGGTAGAACAGGGAGAAAAGGGAAGGAAGGAGAAGGCATACTGTTGTTGGCACCATGGGAGGAATACTTCCTATCATCCCTTAAAGACTTACCCATCACTAAGTCTTCTCTGCCATCTACAGACCCAGAAACCGTAAAAAAG GTGCAAAAAGCGCTATGCCATGTAGAGATGAGGAACAAGGAGGCGGCTTATCAGGCTTGGTTGGGGTACTACAACTCACAGAAGATGATAGGAAGAGACAAAGAGAGGCTTGTGGAGTTGGCTAACGAGTTTAGTCGAAGTATGGGACTTGACAATCCTCCGGCTATACCTAAACTGATTCTTGGTAAGATGGGTCTCAAAAATGTTCCTGGTCTTAGAGCCAAAtag